The Vicugna pacos chromosome 2, VicPac4, whole genome shotgun sequence sequence CCCTTGGATGAAGGCATTTGGGGTTTGGGGCACCATGAGGGTAAACTGGGGACAACCAAGTACATGAAATGTGCACCTTGGGACCCAAGGGCAGTATCCAGTGTCTGAGcccagaggaagggaagaagctCGGGGAAGAGCTGACGATACAACAGACAGTGGATGGCGCAGAAGGCACGGGCCAGGGTCGCAGGGCTCGTTccactcctgcccctgcccctgccccttgcTTCATctgtcaccttgggcaagtctcttcCTGTACCACTGTAAAATGTGGATTTGCACTGTCTTGTCTTTGAGATTCCTTGGGGCCTCGGCATTCCATTTGTCCAGGATTCCTGTCAAGTAACCAGCCATCTCCTGGTgcgaagctttgaagccaggtgtCTCTGGCCCTCTTGTGGCCTTCTGGAATTTAATTTTATGGTCCGACCACACTGGGACTTCCAGTGAGGTTCTGTATTTGGACTAGGAGTCATTAGGCGGCAAAAGATGCCTGGGTTCCAGGGAGGCCCTGAAACATTCTCTCCAACTGAGACACATGAAATTGATCTTTGATCCTTCTCATGGTCATCTGCGAATACCCACGACATAATTCTCGGTTAGTTAAAGGTATCCTGAACTTGGGTCGGGGCACACAATCATTCTCACCATTTCTTCAATGTCCTGTAAATCATGCCCAATTCACCCACGTCCCTTACCTCTCACAGTCATGGTTGCAGATATGCTGAGACTCAGAAGAATGAATGAAGTGCTCCTTAATGTGGTCACTTAAATCACCCCTGGCTGACTCCCAAGTCCTCCTACCTGCCTGAGCCACCAGTCACCTAGAGAAAGGCGGCGTGGTCACCACCTGCTCCAGTGGAGGATTTGTCCGTCTCTCCTTGTAGGTCTGTCGGGTTTGGGTTCACACGGTGGGAAGCTATGTGGTGAAGTGCATACAGGTTTAGAGATGTACTCTCTTCCTGTTGAATTAAAACATCATTAAGCAGGGACCTTCTATTTCTAGTAATACATTTATTGTAATTGCTGGtatatttgggtttatttttaccCACTTTTGACCTGTACCACTTTTCCCATTTACTTCACTCTAAGAGACTGCtgcaaagaggtaggggaggagccaagaTACATAAgagtttttacaacaaagactgGGTAGTCGAAACATCAAAAAATTACTGTTGATTaaggaaaaccagacatctcaagtcaaagaatttagtgcttttctatgtatgggaaggtgcaaagggctgggctcactgaaatcattcctttgacgtGCACCTGCCTATCCAGGGCCAGCCTCccgttctttcccatcctgagttcccaCAGGGGGCACCGTCGCGGGTGGCTGTAgaagccaggctgcctgcttgtccgCGTCCTCAGTTCCCTCCGTTCACAGTCGGGGGTGGCAGTAGTGGCTGATGagttgatggccacagcattctttgtttactgatatggctggcaatatttttcattcacaatagcATGTATTGTCAAACTCCGGTGCTCAGtgaccaccccaccccatcccatgcAGGAGTCCGAAgaacacattttgagaaccaATAGATGAGCCAGGGACTCTCAAACTTGGgtggcatcagaatcacctaaaAGTAGAGGGCGCAGGCCCTTCAGCAAGCCGGGCCTCCTGCTGGTGCTGAAGCCGTGGAGCTGGAGACACAGGAGGCTCAGCGGTGCCCACAGCCTCATGGCCATCTCCCCGATGCCCAGCCCAGCGCCTGGCACCGTCAGAGCTTCAGCAGTGCTGGTCGCTGTCCAGCTACAGACTTCAGGAGCCTTGCTTACACACCATTGTTTGTCTAGTAGTGAATTTGTCAGTTCCAGGGCTGGGTTGTCGGCACCCCCTTTTGCTGCTTTTCGGATATGAACTGTGGCAGTGCTCAGTCCCCCAGTGAGGACAGTGCTCACCCACTGACTGTCACGTGAGCAGGCTCTCCCAGGCCCCACTGGGGCCAAAGAAGACCCAGGGCTTTGGGGGGCTGAGCTGGGTGCCTGAGCAATGGGGAGAGCAGGAACTCTGTCCCCTCAGGCCAGGTCTCAATCCCTCTCCGTGCATCTCAGGCAGGCCCCTTTGGCCTTCTGGGCCTCCTTTTCCTCATCCTTAACCTGGGGTGATGCATTTTCCTTGCCTGGTGGTCGTGAGGATTAGAGGCTTATGTAAAGCAGCTTGCTTGGTGACGGCAGGAGATGAGTGTTCAGTAAATGTAAAGCGAAGAATTTTAATAAAGTAACATCCGCAAAGCGAGTGGCACACTAAGGATGGAGGGTTGAGTGGGTGCATTTCCAGGGAATAATCACCACTGACCCTAAGGGAGGCTGTTACACAGGGgtcaaaaacatacaaaaatgaaatcaagaaaaTGACAAGTTGTTTCAGTTTCCTCGAGGTGGCAGCCCATCCTGACCAGAGTCCATCAGCTGGGAACGTACAGCACAACTGGAAGAAATTTACcaagccaaaaaaaaacaaaaaccacccaCAAGAATGCCACTTCTTTCAGACAGGTTCTCTGACACATCTGCCCTCGAAGAAAAATTGGAAATTCCTAGTGATGGCCTACAGCTTTacgcttttctatttctttccctgTGTTCTCACCCTCCCCCCATTTGCCCTATGGCTTACGTTTTTTTAGATTTCTCCCATCCTCCGCAGGGGTAGGCAGGTCTCTCTCCAGCGTCTGTCCCGTTAGAATAGACTTTTATGTTTCAAAAAACAAACCtgaagttattttaatttttctctaattaCCAGAGGGGTTGTGAGGGGCTACTAAGAACAGTATCTACTAACACCCATCCAAGCTATCatgccttccttttcttcttgaacCCAATTTTGCTCCCACTGCCCAAGTTTTGATGCAATAAGATTAGGGCTTCCCTCCTAGGATACTACTATCACACAGGAAGCTGTTTAACCGCGCCTGTGGCGGTCACTAAGACCTCGGCCGGGTTCCCGCCAGTCCCGCCTCCAGGACGCCTTACCGCCCACCCTGCTCAGGACGACTCGCTTTTCTCTATCCGCCGGACCAGCTGCACCAGCATCTCTGCCATCTTCGCGATCTCCTTGGCCTTCTCCTCGGCCTTCTCGCACCTTTTGGTCACTCTGCCCTCGACGCCGTCGTTCGGATTCTGAAGATGATTGAGCGCGCTCTCCTCCGAGGCCTCCACCTGCGTCTTGATCTGGATGAGCATATTGTCCATCTCCCACAACTTGCTCCGGTTCCGCATGTAGGCTCTCCCGTGCTCCCGCGTGAGCGCCGCGATGTCCTCCCGCGTCTCGTTGATGACCGGGAGCAGGAACTGCTCGAAGTCCTCCTCGGGCTCCAGCACTTCCACCACCTCCGGGGCCTCCACCTGCTCCAGGTCCAAGGGCCGCATTTTTCCTGACACTGCTTCACacctgcaccccacatccccggGGACGGGTGACCAACGGTCAGTGCCCCAGTCGATGCGACCCCCACTCCTGGTCAATAGCGTTCCCCAATTACCTTTAAAACCTTTCCCTTTACGCCTAGTGCTTCCCAGCCGCCCACGCAAACGGGAGGACTGACCAGGTGGACTGGCAGCCGTCACCCCGCGCGTGTTTGCGGCCCTTTCACCGCACGGCCAGACCCCTTTACTGTCAAACCTCGGGCAAGACCAGGGAGCGGGCATGCGCGTCCCCAtccctgccccgcccctgccccgccccttcTCAAGTCCGCCTTTTGGAGCGCACGTGGTTTGGTAGACGTTTGCGCGAGAGCTTGTaggactttttttccctttaattcttTTAAGTAAAGCGATTCTCCAAACTCTGTATTTTAATAAGACAGGCTGGCGTTCATACACTTACTACCCAAGCACCCACTGCTCCAAGTGCTTGTGTGAACTCATTTAGCCCTCACAGCACACCTATGAGATAGGCGAAGAACTGTCCAGAAGTCGTGCTCACGGTCACAGTTTGAACTCAGAGCTCCTTGGGTCCACAGTCCCTGCCCGTAACTGCGGCACGTGCTCCCTCTTCTGGGACAGGGCCCTTAAGTCAAAAGCTGCAGATGATGACAAGGCCCTTTCCTCCCAACGCCCCACCCCTGGCTCTCGGACTTAGGGTCTGGGGGACTTCTCACTCGCTGCCTTGGGTTGTCTGGTCAGTAGGTTCTTGAACTCTCTTCATCAGACTGTAAACAACCCGAGTTTCCCTCTGATTTGGCTCTGTCCTCAGCCCCTCTCGGCAGCCTGGCTGCAAGTAGGACCTCAGGGAATGTTTTAGGGAGACCTTCTTCCCTGAAATAGAAGCACTGCTACCAGACTGCAGGCTCCTTACAGGCAGGTTCTGGTCTTGGTCACT is a genomic window containing:
- the LOC102526470 gene encoding MORF4 family-associated protein 1-like, which codes for MRPLDLEQVEAPEVVEVLEPEEDFEQFLLPVINETREDIAALTREHGRAYMRNRSKLWEMDNMLIQIKTQVEASEESALNHLQNPNDGVEGRVTKRCEKAEEKAKEIAKMAEMLVQLVRRIEKSESS